The DNA region AAGTCCAAATCCACTACCCTTTTCTTTATTTAGGTCAAAATTTGTTTCAAAAATTTTAGCATTTCTGCTGTCTTTAATTTTCTGATTTGAATTTTCAATATAAAACCAGTTATTCTTGACGCCAATATTTATTTGACCGTTTTGGTTGGAATGTTTTACGGCATTACTCACTAAATTTGAAAGAATGATTTCTAATGCTGTTTCGCCAATATAAATTTCTTCTTGGCTCAGCTGGTTGTCTATTGAGATATTTTTTTGCTCGGCTAATAATTTATAGTTATCTAAAACCTTTTGTAATACTTTATTGATATTGATAAGCTTCTCGTCATTTTTTATATTTTCGAATGAAGAGGTTGATAATATTTGAGCAATATTTTGAGTTAGCTGGTCAACGATATTAAGACAATCTTCAATAGATTTCTCTTTATTTTTATATTTACCAATGCCATATTTCATATTTTCGAGAATTATTTTGAGGCTTGCTAATGGGGTTTTTAACTCGTGGGAAGTTCCTCTAAAAAACTCGCTTTTTAGTTTTTCGAGTTTAGTGATTTCTTGGTTTTTGATTTCTAGGCCATCAATTGATTTTATAAGTGTTGAATATAAATCATTTATTTGGCTTTTTAGAGCGCCAACTTCATTTGTGGAATTAACTTTCAGCTTAGCATTTCGGTTAAGTTTCATCATTTGAGCAGTTGTGGTTTTGATTTCATTGATATTCTTGGTTATAATTTTGGCGTATACTAAAGAAACGATAATTGAAAAAATGAAAGAAAATAAGATTGAAATTGGTAAGAACTGAAAAGTTAGCTCTTTTGCGTCTTTATTCATATCTGTTGTTGAGATAAATTTAACCAGTATTTTTTCGTTAGAAGCGGTCTGAACTTCTCTATCTTCAATAACTAAAGAGTTATTATTGCTGGTTAAATCTGCCTCAATCTGATTATCTATTTTAATTTCATTTAAATGTTCGTTATCTTTCACAAAAGCTTTAACTTTGCTACTTTTAGAATACAGCTCAAGTATTTGCTTGATACTTTCGATATTTTTTCCTTGGATATTCTTGGTGATTTGGTCTGCTTTTTGGGTGATTTCTTGCTTGCGGGTTTCAAGGTAGACTTTTGGAAAAATAAAATAAATTAATGCATGAATTAAAATAGCTAAAATACTCAATGTAGAAAATGTATATAAAAACATCTTTGGAAAAATTTTCAAATTTCTCATTGTTTCTCCAGTTTGTAGCCAATGTTACGGATGGTTTTAATGCAATCAAGCCCAAATTTTTTGCGCAGGTCTTTTATATAAACGTCAATTACTCGATCGAATGGTATGTTCTCACTTTCCTTCCAAACATTTTCTAAAATCTGTTTTCTAGTTAAAGCTCTGCCTTCGTTGAGTAATAAGTATTTTAAAACCTCAATTTCTTTTGCGCTAATTTCTACTGCGGAATTATTTATTTTTGCAGAAAAATTACTGAAATTAACTTCTAGATCTTTATAACTGAAAACTTCGAATTTTTCATAATTTTTTGTAATTAGTGCGTCAATTCGAGCTTTCAAAACTGGGAGCGAAAACGGTTTTTCAATATAGCCATCCGCCAGATTTGAAAAGGCAGTGATTTTAAATTCTTCATCGCTAAATGCAGTTAAAATAAGAACTGGTAGATTGCTTTTTTCTCTGATTCTTCGAAGGACATCTAGGCCGTTTATAAATGGAATTTGAATATCTAAAATCACCAAGTTGATTTTATTTGATTCGAATTTAGACAAAGCCTCTCGTCCGTCGCGCGCCTCGATTGTTTCATAATTAAATTCAGATAGATATGCGCAAATCCCTTCTCGTATTGTTGCGTCATCTTCGGTAATAAGTATTTTCATTGCCATCTTTTAATATTATATCACTTTATAGCGTCTACTTCAAAGAGAATATCAGTGCCATTGTGGCACTGATATTGTTTTTTATTCTGTATCTGATAATAAATCTTTAGGGTTTTTCTTTAGAATACCAGATGAAGCGATATATAGCGAAATTGCGAGCACAATAGTCATGAATATAATTACCCAGACCAGCATATTTGGATTGATCGTCATATCAAGACTACTGAGAGTTTTATTAAATCCATCCACCTCGGCGCCACCACCTAGGCCTGTTGAAGCTGACTGTTTAGCAATTTGCTTAGCGATATTTCCGGTAACACTTTGCAAAATATTGTTTCCAATGTGTTTTCCGGCATAACTAGCTAAGAAATATGAACCAATAAAAGCTGGAATTGTTACGAAAGCTAACTCTACCGTAAACTGAGCTAAAATTTGACCTTTCGAAATTCCTAATGAAAGTAGCACTGCAATTTCTTTTTTGCGGGCATTGATCCATAAGAACAATAGCAGCGAAACTATAATTCCGGCGAATAGCAATGACCCGATAAATAACTGGTTAGCTATAGAATAAACTCCTGAAATCGATTGCTGAAGCGCAGGATAGTTTGAAGAGCTTTTAATTAGACTGTATTCTTGCCAATTTATATCTAATTTTCCAAGATCTTTTATAACTTGGTCAAGATTTTTATTTCCTTTAACGGAAAAAGTTGCATCTTGGTAAGTTGCCGTGTCTTCGGTGTTTCCATAAACCTTTGCTGCAGTGTGAATATCTGTAACTAAGGTATTTTCGTAAAGTTCTTGTGCAGCAGTAACACCACCTTTATTATGCCCGTCAAAAAGGCCTTTTATTTCAACTTCTACCGTTTCGTTAGCGCCTTTTTCGTTATCTGCGTCAAATAAATTTGATTTTATCTTAATCTTATCGCCAACTTTGAGATTGTTCTTTTTGGCTAAATCTTTGTGAATTAAAACCTTATTTTTGTCTTGGCTGGTTAAATGCTTGCCTTCAACTAATTTATATGTGCCTGAAACAAATTTAGTTTCCTTAGAAGAATCATTAACGCCAGTAAGCATAACGGCTCTTTTGAAATTCTTAGCTCGTTCGGGTGATTGATTTGATGAAGTTTCTGATGTTTCGATGATGTCATATCCGTCTAAATCGGCAACGCTATTAATTCTTTTTACGTAGCTTTCTATATTTTCAGAATTGGCAATTTTTTTAATATCTTGGCCCTTGACGTTTCCTCCACCTCTTGGTGTACCAGGGTTAACTCGGCGGTTTATTTCCATTGAAAAGCTATTTGTGATATTGCTAAAAGTTTTAGTTGAAGCTTTATCGGTAGCTTCTTTGATAGATAAACTAATTAAGCTCAAGGCCGACATTGTCAAGATGACTAGCAAAATCACTAGTGATTTTAAGCCTTTTCTCGTTACGTATGCAAAAGCATTTTTTAACATTATTTTACTCCCTTCTACCCACGTTTATTGATTAATTTTTTATTGTTAAGTTCGAACACAATATCGGCAGCACGCGCAACTTCTTTACTGTGAGTTACGACAATTACGCATTTGTTCCTTTCTTTAGCTAGTTTTTTGAGAATCTCGATAATCTCGCTAGCTGTATTTTCATCCAAATTTCCAGTTGGCTCATCAGCCAAAATAACTGGTGCGCTCGAAACTAGTGCGCGCGCAATCGCTACTCTTTGCTGCTGGCCGCCTGAAAGCTTCATCACGTTTCGTTTAATTTGGTGTTCACTAAGACCAAGTTCTAACAAAATATCCTGCTGGGCTTGATTATTCACTAGGCGGATATTTTCGAGCGGTGAAAGGTAATCGATGAGATTATAATTTTGAAAAACCAGAGAGATGTTGTTTTTGCGGTGATTTGTGTAGCCAGTTTCTTGGATATTCTCTCCATTGAAAAGTATTTTTCCGTTATCTGGCTCATCTAGGCCAGCTAGCAATGAGAGTAGTGTGGATTTTCCGGAGCCAGATTTACCGATAATCGCATAGAATTTTCCCTCTTCGAAACTTTCATTAACATTTGCTAGAACTTTCTCTTTCGAATCTTTATAGCTATAAGTTAAATTTTTAATCTCTAATATTTTCATAATATTCTCCTAACTAATTTTTGATAAAATTTCCTTTGGTTTTTTAACTAAAATCATCGTTGATGCAATAATTACAGACAGAATAATTATTGTGATTAATATGCTATAGCTTTGCATAAAAACCGCTAAGCTGTCTAACCCAAAAATATTGTTTATGAAACTTGATGCTACAGATGAGGTTTCTTCGGCTTCACTGAGCCCTTTTGTGATTAAGCTGAAAACTAAATTTCCAAGAATGAAAGAGCTGATTATTGTAGGGATTGATATTAAAACTAGCTCTATAATAAATTGTGATATTATCTGAAGTTTGCTTGCGCCGATTGATAGTAGAATTCCTATCTCATAAATCCTCTCGCGCAACCAAAGCATTAGAATTAAGCTAAGCACTACACTTCCACCAATTATTATCAAATAAGTCATTAAATTGATAATATTTTTAATTCCAGCTATTGACTCTAAAGTGTCCTTGAAGGCGGCATTATTTTTTTCAATCTTATATTTAGACCAGTCGATATTAAGTTTTTCAGTTTTTGCAATGGCTTTATCTAGCTGGTCCGCCGTTTCGGTGTATAGAGTTGTTTTGCTTAAAAGTCGTTCGTTTTCTGACAGATTAAGTGCTTGCATAGTTGTTTCGAAATCTGAAAATATTGTATTCTCACTAAAATCAGAAGATAAACCAGTATATTTTTCTTGCTTTTTACCGCTAAAAATCCCCACAATCTCAAACCTAGTTTTTTGAGATTTAGTTTTTTTGTCGCTTGTATTTATTAAATTAAGCTCAATTCTATCACCAATTTTTAGATTATTTTTTTGAGCGAAAGCTTCGTGGATTAAGGCTTTTCC from Candidatus Saccharimonas sp. includes:
- a CDS encoding response regulator transcription factor, with amino-acid sequence MKILITEDDATIREGICAYLSEFNYETIEARDGREALSKFESNKINLVILDIQIPFINGLDVLRRIREKSNLPVLILTAFSDEEFKITAFSNLADGYIEKPFSLPVLKARIDALITKNYEKFEVFSYKDLEVNFSNFSAKINNSAVEISAKEIEVLKYLLLNEGRALTRKQILENVWKESENIPFDRVIDVYIKDLRKKFGLDCIKTIRNIGYKLEKQ
- a CDS encoding ABC transporter permease, with translation MLKNAFAYVTRKGLKSLVILLVILTMSALSLISLSIKEATDKASTKTFSNITNSFSMEINRRVNPGTPRGGGNVKGQDIKKIANSENIESYVKRINSVADLDGYDIIETSETSSNQSPERAKNFKRAVMLTGVNDSSKETKFVSGTYKLVEGKHLTSQDKNKVLIHKDLAKKNNLKVGDKIKIKSNLFDADNEKGANETVEVEIKGLFDGHNKGGVTAAQELYENTLVTDIHTAAKVYGNTEDTATYQDATFSVKGNKNLDQVIKDLGKLDINWQEYSLIKSSSNYPALQQSISGVYSIANQLFIGSLLFAGIIVSLLLFLWINARKKEIAVLLSLGISKGQILAQFTVELAFVTIPAFIGSYFLASYAGKHIGNNILQSVTGNIAKQIAKQSASTGLGGGAEVDGFNKTLSSLDMTINPNMLVWVIIFMTIVLAISLYIASSGILKKNPKDLLSDTE
- a CDS encoding HAMP domain-containing histidine kinase yields the protein MRNLKIFPKMFLYTFSTLSILAILIHALIYFIFPKVYLETRKQEITQKADQITKNIQGKNIESIKQILELYSKSSKVKAFVKDNEHLNEIKIDNQIEADLTSNNNSLVIEDREVQTASNEKILVKFISTTDMNKDAKELTFQFLPISILFSFIFSIIVSLVYAKIITKNINEIKTTTAQMMKLNRNAKLKVNSTNEVGALKSQINDLYSTLIKSIDGLEIKNQEITKLEKLKSEFFRGTSHELKTPLASLKIILENMKYGIGKYKNKEKSIEDCLNIVDQLTQNIAQILSTSSFENIKNDEKLININKVLQKVLDNYKLLAEQKNISIDNQLSQEEIYIGETALEIILSNLVSNAVKHSNQNGQINIGVKNNWFYIENSNQKIKDSRNAKIFETNFDLNKEKGSGFGLYIVKNILTNYKIKYKIEKSKIGVKFLIDLSKK
- a CDS encoding ABC transporter ATP-binding protein translates to MKILEIKNLTYSYKDSKEKVLANVNESFEEGKFYAIIGKSGSGKSTLLSLLAGLDEPDNGKILFNGENIQETGYTNHRKNNISLVFQNYNLIDYLSPLENIRLVNNQAQQDILLELGLSEHQIKRNVMKLSGGQQQRVAIARALVSSAPVILADEPTGNLDENTASEIIEILKKLAKERNKCVIVVTHSKEVARAADIVFELNNKKLINKRG
- a CDS encoding ABC transporter permease, with protein sequence MIQKSLAYVTRKKKRTTIVFLILTAVLSSLYACLSVVNSSINLENSLYKASNSSFSIVKKDSQGYFSYKDIKNIRNIKEIKELLLEYEGLAKPKNAKAISSNQQVQRDDLGEDSKNTVAIYSTNNTAKNTLFSSGVFKLKQGRHLEQNDRGKALIHEAFAQKNNLKIGDRIELNLINTSDKKTKSQKTRFEIVGIFSGKKQEKYTGLSSDFSENTIFSDFETTMQALNLSENERLLSKTTLYTETADQLDKAIAKTEKLNIDWSKYKIEKNNAAFKDTLESIAGIKNIINLMTYLIIIGGSVVLSLILMLWLRERIYEIGILLSIGASKLQIISQFIIELVLISIPTIISSFILGNLVFSLITKGLSEAEETSSVASSFINNIFGLDSLAVFMQSYSILITIIILSVIIASTMILVKKPKEILSKIS